The DNA window gtcaatataatattcacaacttagattaagttttttaaaaaacccttttttcattcttttgatCAGTGGACCCTTACGGacaaaaggaatatgaataacttactgggtaatcaaggaatggacaaatattctgactttatgacagcttcatAGGAAGGGAGCCCCCCCTTTTCTTTCATCATCccagtaaatctgaatgaaataagATCTTCTCtagtgctcatggtttcagttaaATGAACAGAAtgattgaattgtggagaatttAAATGAGCTTGAAACATTTATATCACACATAACAATGTGTGATCTGAACAGctatctaacattagctcaaggaggtagccaacaaccagGTTTtgtacatccaaagaacttcaaTAAAAATtgactgcttggcaaccagaccaggcaaccagaccaggtgtctGATTGAGACAGTCCAACAgtattagtaaacatgaacaaactctctcccaaaccccaaaactAGAGTGATAAAActcaaatctgtgatgtcatagggtataaagtctgcaGCTGCTCTATAGACAGtgaatggtgaaaaatgttatagatgacactgagagcagtgaaaatgtacccatatactctgAATGTTCTATATAtgagtacattttctgtttcagaaatgAGAACACTACAATTGAATTAAGCTCATTTGGGTGTAAAAGAACATTCTGTGGGTCTATGAAATCAGGCTCCTTAATAACGTAGTAACAGTTATTTGATAAATATTACTAAATagataataaatacatgaaataaataaataatactattgtagaaataaataatattgtACAACAGTGCATATTTTGAGAATACTGAGCTTAGTGTATTTGTAacattctaaaaccatctcTGTGTTGTGTTGCAGCTGTCCCCACAGGTGGGAGCAGTAGCAACACCTTCTTCGattcaaataaatattgtgaATGGTATACTATATGCATCATCTTTAGATTGCATGGGTATTTAGCAGTGTAAGTTTATCATACATGAATTTGGTTGGTGTAGTTCAAATAGCAAGTGTTGCAGCTGCCCCCAGTCTCCTACTCCTACTTTGTCATAATTACTGTAAAAAGTGAAACCGTGTTTATAAGCTGCTTCTGTTTTGTATAATTAATCGATGTAAGCAAAATGTTTTCCcacttcttctctttttcttttactaAACAGTATATACATGTCTTTcataggggtgtaaatcaccactTTCATCACGATATGATATTATAGAACGATGCGATATTTTCTGatttacaaagtctgccacaatacgATTTTGATTCGATACGACTCAGGGGTCTGTGATCAATATTAGCCAATATTaaatgcccatttaacacagtctgttacagaagaCACTGCCACCCCTTtccttttttacttttggccataaaacacataaacaacaaataataaataagtacagtaaagttcactttaaaccgactccactaacacaaataaaacagcaaatgggataagttaaccttcagggctttctgacagagagacctttctggaagaaatcttttcattttaacccaaatcatcatctttttcataaaacttcaagaatatctggcttaaagccctgaaTGGAGACTTCTCCAAACAGTCATAAAACACAGATTAACAACAGAAGTATAACATTCAGCTCAGTagtaactgtcaaggttcatggacaaaacaattgttttttgctagtgACTCATTATTAGCTTGAGcttgtttacattgcataaattagcctagcggctagcgggcatttttcctcttctcatagtTTAACAGATTACATGCAGCGCAATTATTTTTCTTACCGTTGCATCTCCCGAAAGAACAGCtcagttgaatttcagcctgcatgcacggTTTTTCAgccaaacagagcagctaatgttgctaaagCAAGAAGTTAGCGGAGTGAGACGCTCGTCCAGGCAGGTAATGTTTCGTTGTGTTTTATCTTGTAACATCATTGTTTACATACaccatgtgctctgtctgttgtccTGTATTTTCTCAGAAATCcaaaaatatttccactctgCTGATTTGTTCCTGAGTAAATAATGTAATCCTCATTGTCCctctcttggctgcttgccatctgcctgctgctgtttgacagtgacacaggctttcaaaataaaagtttatgCTAAAGATGACGATacggatcgatgttttcactttgcattgatgtGATTGGATCGTTGATCATTAAATTGATATATCAATCCGGACcgatggatcgttacacccctagtctTTAGCCatctgttgttgacagaaaCTGAAAGCTTTAGCTGTATTTATGCTGTACAAGAATCAACCTCCTCTTTTGTTGTGTCAGAAAGAACTTTAACTACCTAAATCCTTATTGGTTTTAGCATTTAGGACAgactaaacacaaacacaaatggacAAAACATTAACCACAATTTGTTTCTGTCACTGGCAGGTCCGTTTCTACGTGCTGTACATCAAACCCAGCCGCATCCATCAGAGGAAGTTTGACGCCAGGGGGAAGGAGATTGAGCCAAACTTCAGTGACACCAAAAAGGTTAACACTGGCTTCCTCATGTCCTCCTACAGTAAGTAGTTAGCAATAAACATTAGAGCTTATGTTTGCatatttcctttcctctccaaGCCTCTTTCTGTTTTGAGTGTTTTGTCTTCCATTTAGTTGTAGTTTAAGATTGACTTTGATCTGTCTGCCAACTGTGAAATGGCAGAATGGCTGAGTGAGTGATCATAAGGCTTGTGGTCAGGTCACAGTTTCCCatggcagtgtgtgtttgaatcccACTTCAAAAAGAAGACATTTCTGAACTCCAGCTGCAGCAAGCAAAGGGACTTAAAGGGAAATACTTCCAATTTCTGAACAGCTGTTAAAGAATGAGGATATTACATTTAATGTTATGCAGAAGCCAAACtggtcatttaaaaacaaaaacaaaaattaataaGAGCACACAAAGATTTTCAAATTGTGATGATGTTGCTTCCTTAATTAGCAGCGTGTTGAGCTTAAGGGCCAACGTTGATGCACATTTTGTGTCTATCCAGAGGTGGAAGCCAAAGGGGAGTCAGATTGTTTGTCCGAGGAGCAGCTGTCAGCGATGGTGAACAAAGCAGAGCTGGTAAAGATAACTGAAAAGCACCAACCCAGCGGGACCTGGGCCTTCTGGTACCCGGAGTCAAAGATGGATGAAATGGAGCTGGAAACAGGACAGGATGTACGGCTGAAGACCAGAGGAAACAGTCCTTTCATATGTGAGTCTGTACTGtcatgctttttttgttttactgcttAGCTGCTTCCACATACACTGAAAACAGCACATGTGCATCCAGTATGTCGTTATGCAGTGTTAGGAAGTTTACTTCTGTAATGTAATaggttacagattactagttatCCTGCTAAATATATTAAGTTGTGTagctatttttattactttatcaaagtaatgtaacttgaCATTGACATTTAATTACTTCTCTATGAAATGTCTTAAACTGGGTAGTATAGCTAAAAAGTCTTTAAACATAAGTGCAGAAGtcgaaaagatgcaaagcaacagaatatATTTAGATGTAACCTTTTTGTTATTAGGGCTGTattcaaccaaagaaaatcttggtgaCGGAAATTTTACCTACTCCTCATCCAATAGATTGGTTGGTTGATGGGGTAAAAACAATCTGTCTGTTATCTCTAGGCTAAATAAATCACCACTGTGCACTGAGTGCACTCTACCTGGTCACACTGTGCGTCCACAAAAGCTTGACATTAACGCCTTGTTTCCACTAACATATGTGTACGGAGATTACTCACCAGAAGTCTGTTCATTACTATGGGAATCTCCTTGGTATCCAATGTGCCTGCGaaactcctcctctctgttatATTTCGGTCCGGAATTTGCCTcaagttcattaaaaaaatttaTCTTTTGCAGTGGAATTCAGCGAGACTATGATAGTGTGCTAGCTTACCTTACTGGCTGTGAACTAGCTGACAGGCTGTTTTCTTCAATTCAGTTGCCTATGTTGATTGCCAATGCCAAGTGAGTAATGT is part of the Epinephelus lanceolatus isolate andai-2023 chromosome 5, ASM4190304v1, whole genome shotgun sequence genome and encodes:
- the arpin gene encoding arpin; the encoded protein is MSRIYHNTSLQNKPVHTEKFDRVWSPSMYESGQGVLLEGKVLDVSRHAIIDDNNQKVRFYVLYIKPSRIHQRKFDARGKEIEPNFSDTKKVNTGFLMSSYKVEAKGESDCLSEEQLSAMVNKAELVKITEKHQPSGTWAFWYPESKMDEMELETGQDVRLKTRGNSPFIFSVAKVDSSTVTKCNFAGDEKAGASWTDKIMANKAEAVTTQKSGEGEGAEEDEWDD